A single region of the Nisaea sediminum genome encodes:
- a CDS encoding DegT/DnrJ/EryC1/StrS family aminotransferase — protein MRNIQTGTPKLAIEGGTPVRSAPMPKRRAFGDAERRKVEEAMAYYQEIGQDLPYGGKYETEYGDAFTRYQGGGNTVVVATGSASCYVALRALELPEHSEVLVSPITDPGTLNAIILQGLRPRLMDTQPDSYNVGPEQVVESMTGQSRAIVLVHSAGIPADARAIATIARERGLQLFEDCSQAHGARLDNGDRVGTAGSVAAFSTMYRKAHISGSSGGLVYSRDQEIYRRAILHSDRGKPLWDADFNDRHPSNYMLPAHNWNTDELSCAIGISSLGRLDKSINDRLNFVEAVRERISARSRACSVVSIDRSASPFFLPVLVGTDRISCTKREFALAVQAEGIDLNPHYGFLVSEWPWIQDYLSGPTELANARRVLDSSFCLYLNENYTDREAEDVILAIEKVEDRFCA, from the coding sequence ATGAGAAATATCCAGACCGGAACGCCGAAACTGGCCATCGAGGGCGGCACGCCTGTTCGAAGCGCCCCGATGCCAAAACGCCGGGCCTTTGGCGACGCCGAGCGACGCAAGGTCGAAGAGGCGATGGCCTATTATCAAGAGATAGGCCAGGACCTGCCCTACGGGGGAAAATACGAGACGGAATACGGCGACGCCTTTACCCGGTACCAGGGCGGGGGCAATACCGTCGTCGTCGCGACGGGCTCGGCCTCCTGCTACGTCGCTCTGCGCGCTCTCGAGCTTCCGGAACATTCAGAGGTCCTGGTTTCTCCGATCACCGATCCGGGGACGCTGAACGCGATCATTCTCCAGGGACTGCGTCCCCGCCTGATGGATACGCAACCCGACAGTTACAATGTCGGCCCAGAACAGGTTGTCGAGAGCATGACCGGTCAGTCTCGTGCCATTGTGCTCGTGCATTCCGCAGGGATTCCGGCCGACGCCCGCGCCATCGCGACGATCGCGCGCGAGCGCGGCCTGCAACTGTTCGAGGATTGTTCCCAGGCTCACGGCGCCCGTCTCGACAACGGCGACCGCGTGGGAACCGCCGGAAGCGTTGCGGCTTTTTCAACGATGTACCGCAAAGCCCATATTTCCGGATCCAGCGGCGGGCTGGTCTATTCAAGAGATCAGGAGATCTACAGGCGGGCGATCCTCCATTCGGATCGCGGGAAGCCGCTCTGGGACGCGGATTTCAATGACAGGCACCCAAGCAATTACATGCTCCCGGCCCATAATTGGAATACGGACGAACTGAGTTGTGCGATCGGCATTTCTTCTCTCGGCAGGCTCGATAAAAGCATCAATGACCGGCTGAATTTCGTCGAGGCTGTCCGAGAACGGATAAGTGCGAGAAGCCGGGCCTGCAGCGTCGTCAGTATCGACCGGTCGGCCTCGCCATTTTTCCTCCCGGTCCTGGTCGGAACGGACCGGATCAGCTGTACGAAGCGCGAATTTGCTCTGGCGGTCCAGGCGGAAGGGATCGATCTGAACCCGCATTACGGTTTTCTCGTGTCCGAGTGGCCATGGATTCAGGACTACCTGTCCGGACCGACGGAGCTCGCAAATGCCCGCAGAGTCCTGGACTCCAGTTTCTGTCTCTACCTGAATGAGAATTATACGGACAGGGAGGCGGAGGACGTCATCCTTGCCATCGAGAAAGTCGAGGATCGCTTCTGCGCATAG
- a CDS encoding FkbM family methyltransferase — translation MSAWIDRAEKFPDIETARAHLKSSIGIQGVGDLERIAIIGTAPEGQRLDRIATKSGIRIVAAMDRDPQRVNVPLPGGCPVLEDLPEDLDRDTVLVVASHVALAAVKNFKEKGFGKVLPFGVLQSAFPEIFAPHMFYEHWLEDALEHAEALRKVSGLLDDQKSKDILNAQIGYRISGNVLLLDGLIDPVPFFPTDLFKLADDEVFVDGGAYTGDTIEEFFRQTDGHFSKIFPFEPDPDNFATLERNYMSCDRVKPIMKGLFDRSAMLRFSNGEGRASGISEQVGRHRYSDEEPSTIVPVTSIDEELEGERISYIKMNIEGAEIHALNGARKTIAKWRPKLAISGYHKPSHMHEVPLLLKELLPDCKLYLRQYLGGVVDATYFAVP, via the coding sequence ATGTCGGCTTGGATTGATCGCGCCGAAAAGTTTCCGGATATCGAAACCGCCCGTGCGCATCTGAAATCCTCGATTGGAATTCAAGGCGTCGGCGATCTCGAGCGAATTGCAATCATCGGCACCGCTCCCGAAGGTCAAAGGCTGGACCGTATTGCCACGAAATCTGGCATCAGGATCGTGGCGGCAATGGACCGCGATCCGCAGAGGGTCAATGTGCCGCTTCCGGGCGGATGCCCGGTTCTGGAAGATCTGCCGGAAGATCTAGATCGGGACACCGTGCTTGTCGTTGCGTCACATGTCGCGCTCGCAGCGGTGAAGAATTTCAAGGAAAAAGGCTTCGGGAAAGTTCTGCCGTTCGGAGTGCTGCAATCGGCTTTTCCCGAAATCTTTGCGCCGCACATGTTCTATGAGCATTGGCTCGAGGACGCCCTCGAGCATGCCGAGGCCCTACGGAAGGTCTCCGGACTCCTCGACGACCAGAAGTCGAAGGACATTCTGAACGCCCAGATCGGGTATCGTATTTCGGGCAACGTTCTTCTGCTCGACGGGTTGATCGATCCGGTGCCGTTCTTTCCAACGGATCTGTTCAAACTCGCGGATGATGAAGTTTTCGTCGACGGCGGCGCCTATACCGGCGATACAATCGAGGAGTTTTTCCGGCAGACCGACGGACATTTCTCGAAAATCTTTCCGTTCGAGCCGGACCCGGACAATTTCGCTACGCTTGAGCGCAACTACATGTCCTGCGATCGCGTCAAGCCGATCATGAAAGGTTTGTTCGACCGTTCCGCGATGCTGAGATTTTCCAACGGCGAAGGACGTGCTTCCGGGATTTCCGAGCAGGTCGGCAGACATCGCTATTCTGATGAGGAACCCTCGACGATCGTTCCGGTGACCAGCATCGACGAAGAACTCGAAGGCGAGAGGATTTCCTACATCAAGATGAATATCGAGGGCGCGGAAATTCACGCCTTGAACGGCGCACGGAAGACTATCGCCAAGTGGCGGCCAAAGCTCGCCATCTCAGGCTATCACAAGCCGTCCCATATGCATGAGGTCCCTTTGTTGCTGAAAGAGCTGCTCCCCGACTGCAAGCTTTATCTGCGCCAGTACCTGGGCGGTGTCGTCGACGCCACCTATTTTGCGGTCCCGTGA